A genomic window from Ziziphus jujuba mitochondrion, complete genome includes:
- the nad9 gene encoding NADH dehydrogenase subunit 9 encodes MDNQFIFKYSWETFPKKWVKKMERSEHGNRSDTNTDYPFQLLCFLKLHTYTRVQVSIDICGVDYPSRKRRFEVVYNLLSTRYNSRIRVQTSADEVTRISPVVSLFPSAGWWEREVWDMFGVSSINHPDLRRISTDYGFEGHPLRKDLPLSGYVEVRYDDPEKRVVSEPIEMTQEFRYFDFASPWEQRSDG; translated from the coding sequence ATGGATAACCAATTCATTTTCAAATATAGTTGGGAGACTTTCCCCAAGAAATGGGTAAAAAAAATGGAAAGATCAGAACATGGGAATAGATCTGATACCAATACGGACTACCCATTTCAATTGTTGTGCTTTCTTAAATTGCATACCTATACAAGGGTTCAAGTTTCGATCGATATTTGCGGAGTTGATTATCCCTCTCGAAAACGAAGATTTGAAGTGGTCTATAATTTACTGAGTACTCGGTATAACTCACGCATTCGTGTACAAACCAGTGCAGACGAAGTAACACGAATATCTCCGGTAGTCAGTCTATTTCCATCAGCCGGCTGGTGGGAGCGAGAAGTTTGGGATATGTTTGGTGTTTCTTCCATCAATCATCCGGATCTACGCCGTATATCAACAGATTATGGTTTCGAGGGTCATCCATTACGAAAAGACCTTCCTCTGAGTGGATATGTGGAAGTACGCTATGATGATCCAGAGAAACGTGTGGTTTCTGAACCCATTGAGATGACCCAAGAATTTCGCTATTTCGATTTTGCTAGTCCTTGGGAACAGCGTAGCGACGGATAA